The genomic region CACAGTCTCCGCACTGGTGAGCTTTCTCATTGGTGTGCAGTTTGGAGTGAACCCTCAGGTTTCTCCGAGTGTTAAAGTTCTTCCCGCACACATTGCAGTGGAAGGGTTTGTCACTGGAATGTGTCCTCAGATGGAGATCCAGACTTGACTTGAATCCAAACTCCTTTCCACATTCAGGGCAAGAATATTCCTTCTTGCTGGAGTGTGTGGTTAAATGGTACTTCAGGTGGTGTGATCTTAAAAAGGCCTTCCCACACACCTGACATTTGTGCGGCTTCTCGCCGGTATGTATTTTCATGTGTTGCCGCCAACCGCTGCGCTCCACGAACCTCCTGCCACAATCCTTGCAGACAAACGGCCGGTCACCTGTGTGGGTGCGCATGTGATCCTCCAGGCTTTGAGGCGTGCATAGCTTCTTGCCACATTCTGGGCACTGCACGCCAGTGTCCAGACAGATTGGCTTATCCTCAGGTTCTGTGTTATCTGGTTCATGACATAAATGCGGCCCTTGACCCCAGGTAGCTTTGAAACTCTTACCACACAGAGCGCAGCTGAGATGCCCTCctctggtaaccacagacatgTTGTGCCACCGCTGACAGTGATTCTTCAGATTCTTCAGGTACTGGAAGCTGCGTGCACAGGTTGGACAGGGGTGGAGACGGCGGGGAGGGGCAGAAGGGTGGGCTTCACGTACATGGACCCTAAGGTGTACTTTAGAGTTAAAAGTAGTGTTGCAgacagtgcatgtgtgtttggggaTGAGGTTTAGTGTGTGGCCTGAGAGGCACTTTTTTAGATTTGCAAGATACTGTTTCTGATGCACCCACTTGACATGCTTCTCCAAGAACTCCAAGTCAGTAAAGGACACATTGCAGTGAGGACATGGAAAAAATTCAGACGGTGACTCTAAGTAGGAgaggaagacacacacagaaagcaaCGCATTAACAAAGTAATAATGTATGATTTCCACTTCCCTATAATACAGACAGTCAAACATATacttgtttaattatttaaagtTACGAGAAACAAAGGAAATGCTTTTGTAGATATTAGAAATGCACTTTTTTAAGGCTATGATAGACAAATTATTCCCACCCAATCGTCTGACACTCACATGCATTTATGTAAGAAGGTAAATACAAATGCTGCTCGAAAAAGCAAATGTGTTTCAAACACTGACATTGCAGTTCAATCCCAAAATGTCTAAACAATATGCTATGCGAATGTATTAGTGCAAGCAGCTCTTGCTATTTAATACCCAGGGATTACGTGTTTTTCATAAACTACTGGCTACTACCTGTGCAGattccctctccctcctctgcctcctcttcgccatctctctcctctttaatCCACGACTCTGACTCCTCCTTCACAGCAGTTTCAGTGAATTCATTGTGTGGCTGATGGTCAGAGTCACACTCGTCCTTTACGAGTGCCTGATGGTGGTGAACACCTGACCAGGATGCTACAGTGTCTGGCTTAGTGTCTGAGCAGCTTGATGAGTCTCCATTGTGCTGCTGCTCCTCACCGATCTCCTGTGAATGTGGTTCCTCCTTGATTTGTATGTTAAGGCCATCTCCACTGGCGTTAACTTCCTGAGAATCTTCCTCTAACTCAGattcagttttaattattaaacCATCTCCATTAGTGTAAACCTCCAGAGTGTCTTCCTCTAACCCAGATTCAGTTTTAACTACGAGACCATCTCCATTAGTATACACGTCCCGAGAGTCTTCCTCTAACTCAGATTCAGTTTTAACTACGACCACATCGTgttgtttctctcctctctttgctTTGTTTCGCAAAGACTTCTTCTTGGCAGATTTCATCTTCATGCAACGTTAGTCACCATTAGGAGCTCTTCTCTTCAGTGTGCTGTGGAGCAGAGGAACACGTTATTAAGGTGAATACATTGGAAGGCAAAGATAGCTACACACAAGGCAATGTAagcaatataaaaacaacaacaacaacaacaacaacaacaacaggccATCTTCTCCATTATGCTCATCAATCTATCATCTAACGTTAATAGCATCATAGCTTAGCTACACCTACGGCAGCATTAGCCTAGCAGCGGTGCTAGCACTGTGGCTCATGCATAAGGTTCCTGCAGTTTTCTTGTAGCTACGCAGCTGTCAGTGTCATTCAGCTTTGCTCTGCTCTAAAGAAAAGTCGTACCGTTGTATATTACTCGATTCAGGCAAAGCCTTTAAACATTTAAGTTGACGTTTACTAACTGGCTATATTAGAAGATTAGTGTATAGAGATAATAACACAGGAAGAGCACCTCACTTCCTTTAgttctgaccaatcagctcagCTCAGCTCAGTGATGGTTAGGTTACAGCCTACAATCCAATTAAAGAGACAGCAGCACAAAGCAGGTACCTCAAGACTGCCACTGTAAATCAATCGTTCACCAAATTTTAACTC from Micropterus dolomieu isolate WLL.071019.BEF.003 ecotype Adirondacks linkage group LG03, ASM2129224v1, whole genome shotgun sequence harbors:
- the LOC123969039 gene encoding oocyte zinc finger protein XlCOF6, which codes for MKMKSAKKKSLRNKAKRGEKQHDVVVVKTESELEEDSRDVYTNGDGLVVKTESGLEEDTLEVYTNGDGLIIKTESELEEDSQEVNASGDGLNIQIKEEPHSQEIGEEQQHNGDSSSCSDTKPDTVASWSGVHHHQALVKDECDSDHQPHNEFTETAVKEESESWIKEERDGEEEAEEGEGICTESPSEFFPCPHCNVSFTDLEFLEKHVKWVHQKQYLANLKKCLSGHTLNLIPKHTCTVCNTTFNSKVHLRVHVREAHPSAPPRRLHPCPTCARSFQYLKNLKNHCQRWHNMSVVTRGGHLSCALCGKSFKATWGQGPHLCHEPDNTEPEDKPICLDTGVQCPECGKKLCTPQSLEDHMRTHTGDRPFVCKDCGRRFVERSGWRQHMKIHTGEKPHKCQVCGKAFLRSHHLKYHLTTHSSKKEYSCPECGKEFGFKSSLDLHLRTHSSDKPFHCNVCGKNFNTRRNLRVHSKLHTNEKAHQCGDCGLKIGDLGALKIHLRTHTGERPYHCTVCGNRFIRLAHLRNHQRTHTGERPYKCTECEKSFTQSGDLVKHKRIHSGEKPFECPDCHRRYTSSGDLGKHRRSHTNLRPYTCQECGKSFRLSGHLKTHMLTHTGEKPYSCPNCLRRFARSHHLSGHVAKCR